Proteins encoded together in one Canis lupus familiaris isolate Mischka breed German Shepherd chromosome 25, alternate assembly UU_Cfam_GSD_1.0, whole genome shotgun sequence window:
- the LOC102151320 gene encoding XK-related protein 6-like isoform X1: MAAKSDGGGVGVGFAQLHNLDEAVGSGGEEDGEPGGGGCGGGGDGSEPGESSSLHICHCCNTSSCYWGCRSACLRSLLGRKPRRSAAAADGGDQPLQPPAAAGADQQPPTPAARPPPPPPPPQVERPWLDCLWIVLALLVFFGDVGTDLWLALDYYRKGDYGFFGLTLFFVLVPSLLVQSLSFRWFVQDYTGGGLGAVEGLSSRGPPMMGAGYGHGAARGGPGASATPGAQRLCRLSVWIWQSVIHLLQMGQVWSSKRKT, from the coding sequence ATGGCGGCGAAATCCGATGGCGGTGGCGTGGGGGTGGGCTTCGCCCAGCTGCACAACCTGGACGAGGCGGTGGGCAGCGGCGGCGAGGAGGACGGGGAGCCCGGGGgaggcggctgcggcggcggcggcgacggcaGCGAGCCCGGCGAGAGCAGCTCGCTGCACATCTGCCACTGCTGCAACACCTCCTCGTGCTACTGGGGCTGCCGCTCCGCCTGCCTGCGCTCCCTCCTGGGCAGGAAGCCGCGccgcagcgccgccgccgccgacgGGGGGGACCAGCCGCTGCAGCCGCCCGCGGCCGCCGGCGCGGACCAGCAGCCCCCGAcgcccgccgcccggccgccgccgccgccgccgccgccgcaggtGGAGCGGCCGTGGCTCGACTGCCTGTGGATCGTGCTGGCGCTGCTCGTCTTCTTCGGGGACGTGGGCACCGACCTGTGGCTGGCCCTCGACTACTACCGCAAGGGGGACTACGGCTTCTTCGGGCTGACCCTCTTCTTCGTGCTGGTGCCGTCGCTGCTGGTGCAGAGCCTGAGCTTCCGCTGGTTCGTGCAGGACTACACGGGCGGCGGGCTGGGCGCCGTGGAGGGGCTCAGCAGCCGGGGCCCCCCCATGATGGGGGCCGGCTACGGCCACGGCGCGGCCCGCGGCGGCCCGGGGGCCTCGGCCACGCCGGGGGCGCAGCGCCTGTGCCGCCTGTCCGTGTGGATCTGGCAGTCGGTCATCCACCTGCTGCAGATGGGGCAGGTGTGGAG